GCTCTCAATTGGTATATGTCTGGTAAATCATCTATTGTGTCAGATTTAAATACTTCCTGTAAGATAGGTTTGAGAAAGTACTTTTTATGTAAATCTATCGTGTGTAGTTTTAGATAATCACTGTCATTTACAATTTCAGCAAGACTTACATTTGACAAGTATTTTGCGAATTCTATCATTTCCAAATAAGTCCCATCCTTGATATTGGGATTATTAAAGCATATAGTTTTTTGATCCAATGAAATTTGATCAAATGCAAATCTTATTTTAAAATCTTCTAATTTATCAGATTCTAAGCCTTTAAATTTCTCTGATTTTTCACTTTCTGCAGTCGCAAAACTAAATTTACTAGGCATTTTGTAATTTACTGTAATAGTTACGCATAGTATCAATAGAAATTTCTCGCGTGCTTGGCTCATTTGCCCCATATCCCCTCCTTGCTTCAACCCAAGGATCTTCAGTGTGAGTCATAACCTCTAGTTGAAAAGCAGTCTTTGTGCCATAATATTTTAGGCACTCGTCCAAAAACTCATTTTGCTGGTCTGTTAATTCTAACATGTGCAATTGAGCATTTAATTCGTCAAGAGTAATTTCATCATCTGAATTTGACAGAGGTCTACCGTTATTGTGTTTATATTCGTGATAAATATCAGAATACACAGGACCATGAACCCAAGCTTGTGGCTGATCGTCAAAAAGTAAAGCTCCATCAAAATAAACCAAATGCCAAGCTTGAATATAGTAAAGTAATTTTTGTAATTTTTTGTTTGTTATCACATCTTCCTTATAGCGGAAGAAGTCTATTAAATAATGCGATAACTGCTTAATATCAACTTTTGGAAACATCAATATTATATTTAATAAATAGAAGTATTATATCACAAATGTACAGTTTTATTTTGTACATACACAATTGAAATCGGGTTTTATTAACAATAAAATGCTTTATCATTACTTATAAAATAGTTCAGGATATCATTTTTATTTGATTTATATATATTAAATTATGAATTTTACTTAAATTTGATCAAACCCAAAACTTAAGTTAAGCTATGCCTCATTTTAAAGTAGAGAAAAACACTTTAGAACCCATAAAAGAAAACCCATTCAAACTCGAAAAAGAGATTCAATCTTTAACCGAGAACAACTTAAACAGAATTTTACATATCGATTTTGTAAAATCCGAATTTGCCTTGAACAATTTCAGAATCGATACACTTGCATTCGATAAAGATGCTAACGCATTTGTAATCATCGAATACAAACGAGAGCGTAATTTTAGCGTAATAGATCAAGGCTACGCCTATCTATCCTTAATGCTAAACAACAAAGCCGATTTCATTTTAGAATACAACGAGAATTGTAAAAACACACTTAAACGAAACGATGTCGATTGGTCACAATCCAAAGTCATTTTTATTTCTCCATCATTCACAACCTATCAGCGCGAGGCAATCAACTTTAAAGATCTACCAATCGAACTTTGGGAAGTAAAACGATACAACAACAATACAGTTAGCTACAATCAAATAAAAACAGGAGGAGCACAAGAAAGCGTAAAAACGATTTCCCGTAAAGACGATAACGTCACTACAGTAAACAAAGAAATTAAAGTATATACTGAACAAGAACAGCTTGGTAACACTTCTTCAGAAGAGATTATAGAGCTTTACGAAAAGTTTAAAGCGTCCATACTAAACCTCGAAGATATAGAGCTAAAACCTAAGAAAAAGTACATAGCTTTCGCAAATGGTTCAAACATTACAGACATTCACATTCAGAAAAAGAGTCTTAAAATGTGGATCAATCTTAACCAAGGCGAACTCGACGACCCAAAACAACTCACACGCGATGTAAGCAACATAGGTCACTGGGGCAACGGCGAATACGAACTACAAATCCACAACGACGACAACCTCGACTACATCATGTCCCTCGTCAAGCAATCCTACAAGAAAAATCGCAAGTAAAAACTTGAGTTAATATCTAATGCAAAATAATTCATATACAAATCAAAACCGTAAGTTTTTTAAAGACAATAAGGCAGCAGCAATACTATTCAAAGACTATATAGGCACGGAATTCTATTCTGAAATAATTGAATTCGTCGATGATACTTTCCCCGGATGGAGGTTTAATTATCAATTAGGCGAGTTTGCTCCACTTTTTATTCTCTTTATTATTGACTACCAGAAAGAACACTTTGTTGGTGATAACCTTGGAGAATTTTTATTTGTTGAGTTAAAAACTATCTACGCTCAATACAAAGCGTACAAATTAGCTAATAAAACACACAAGCATCGTCTAATACAAAACGAATGTGTTCGTTACCTCGAATACAATTCTATCAATAACATTGATCCAAATAAAATTGAAAAATTCGCAGGCAACTTTTTCTACTACTTCGAAAACATCATTTATTGGTCGTATTAAGCAAATAAGTCATCGTATTTTTTGAGAGAAAACGCTCTAATTCATTAATTGAATTAGATCAAAATACATAAAGCGGGTCAATAACTTTTCGGATCTATTAAGTCCAATATGCTCTTTTTCTGTTTCTTCGTTAGTGTGTAAATACTTGAATCCGTTACTCTCATAAAACTTAAGAGCTTGCGGATTATTATAGGCATCTACGATAATAAAACGACATCCTGTTTTATTTTTTCCATCAGTAAACCAAAGCTTTATAAAATCTAATATCTGGCTTCCTACTTTTTGACCTTTGAAATCTTTATGCACTCCAAGTCTACCAATCAAAACAGCAGGATAATTCTTCATGTACTTTGCATGTGGAATTTTTCTTCTTACTCTTTTCTTACATCCATTGTTTAATGAATTAACCTTTAAACTATCATTGGACACAGTAAATGCTCCAAGAATAATTTCTGGTTTTTCATCAAGGATGAAAGAATAAGTTTTCCCAATAAGTTCTTTTGAATAATTAAGAGCGTCTTCAATGAAAAATTCGTTCAAATCTTCGTTATCACAATCAAAATTTGAATTATTAATTTCGTTTACTAAAGCTTGAAAGGTACTGTGTTCTGATATATCAAGCATTTAATATATTACTTGGATTTTGACATAATTTTATTAAAAGCATCTCTTTTTCCTTTCAAGCAATCTCTTGAAGTACTGTTATTTCTATTTTTTTTGATTTGCTCTTCAAATCTATTTGCGTCCTTCCCCGTAAGTATGGGTGTAGTTCTTATAGTTATAGCCATTGGGTTGATTTTTAGGTAAAATCGAGCACGAATTTATTACAAAATAAATATATATCAAAATTCTTGTTGCTTTAATATATAAATAAAATAATTGATTAACAAGCTTTTCTTAATATTAAGATCCTAGACTCTTCTTTATCTAAAATAAACATATTTTTCCTATGTATTGTAAAAACTAGTAATTTGTTTGATATTATTCGGATATTAAACAGGAAATATGGCGTTCTCTCCTCGGGCATCGGCAAAAAGTCCGCCAGGGGTTTCCAAAATCTTGTTGGTCGTTCCGCTTGCTTTCTAAACTAGCTTTCTACATCAATTTTCTAGCTACACAACCAACAAGCATTTGTCACCTAAAGTTGCAGAGCAACCCTGTCATACTTTTCGCGCTCAACCACTCGTCTTTCACAGCAATTCCCGACTTCCTTGCCTCGTGGTTTAAACAAGGAGTGTAGGCACATTAATTCAACAGTAGTAATATTGCAATAGTCAGTAGTACAATCAATAAAATACCACCAGCCAAAAAAGCCTACATTGCTCACTTTAGGCTCGCCTGCTAGGTCGGGTGCTATCTGTTTTTGTCATCTTTTTTGAGCGGCCACGGGCAGTACTTGCCTCTTGTAAAAATCATGCTTCACCAACCACAATTTATTAACTGCAAACTTGGATGCGTAAATTCTTCGAAAAAGAGAAGTGTCATTCACTCGCATAATTTTTCCTACAAGTCAAGCCCTTTCCCTACACACCCGGGTCAAGTTTCCTCAACGCAAATGCTTTCTTTGCCCACTCACAAATCCAACGCTAAAGAAAACCATTCTCCAACGCAAAACTTCCCCCGGCAACATCCATCACTGCCTCAAAAAAGCCGCCAAAAACAGCTGGCAGTCAGTCGCAGATGAAAAATCTGCTTTACCTGTCTGTCACACCCTCCCACTCGCAGGCGGCTCGCCACCTTTAAGACACGGCAGCTAAATAACCACCAACAACCCCACCACCACCCTTTTTTAATGCTAAGCATTAAAAACAAAAAATCTGATTGAATTGATAGTTAATCAAGATAATTGTATAAGCAGTTTTTTTTAAATAATTCCCTTATACCTTGTGACTTTTTCCTTTAAACTTTCATCGTAAATTCCTCCTTCCCTGATAAACAAAGATATTTCCTTATTAGCAGGAAATTCATCTATCCACCACGCACAAACATTCCCTACACACTCAACAAGTCAAGGTCAAGCATCCTGTTTTGATAGATTTTTTAATAATAGTTTTTTCATTATTAGTAAATAAAAAAATCTAACAAAAACCTTGACACATCCCACGCTCAACGGTCATTATTGGATGTTTATCAGGTAAGAAGAAATTCCTGTTCAAACATTTCTTCGTCTGCCAACTTCGCCAACTTTGTCACCTTCAAAATCTCGAGCTATTCATTTAGATGCATACTGAGGCATTGTATTCAATTTCTTTCCAATTGCACACTTATTGCCATATAATATGCGAAAGGTTTTTTGGATAGATTAAGTACATATTAAGTCCGTACCAAATCCAAAGACAGTAATTGTTTTATTATTTAATATTTATACACATGGGTAAAATTAATCAAGGAATTCTTGGTGGGTTCAGCGGAAAAGTAGGTAATGTAATCGGTGGTAACTGGAAAGGTATCGATTATATGAGAGTTAAGCCAGCAAGTGTGGCAAATCCTAGAACAGAAGGACAGGTAGATCAGCGATCTAAATTTTCAACTGTTTTAAAGTTTTTACAGCCAATGAAAGATTTTGTTAAAATCGGCTTTAAAGATTATGCAACAAAAATGACACAATTTAATAGTGCAATGTCATATAATCTTAAGAATGCAATTGCAGGAGATTATCCAGACTATACCATTGATTATGAAAATGCATTAATTAGTCGTGGAAGTTTGGCAGGTGTACTAAATGGAACTCTTGCTTCTATTGATCATGGATTTGTTGATTTTTCATGGGTAGATAATTCTTCTGATGGAAATGCAAGTTCTATAGATAAAGCTATGGTTTTGGTTTATAATCAATCGAGAAATGAAGCAATTTTTATGACAGAAGGATCGACTAGAGAAACAGGAATATTAAAATTAGCAGTTCCTGAAAATTATGCAGGACAGTCTGTGGATTGTTTTATTTCTTTCATTAGTGAAGATGGAGCTAATGTTTCAAATAGTAAATATTTAGGATCTATTGTGGTCGATTAAATCTATTACTAAATTACTTCTAAACCGCTACATCAATTTTGTAGCGGTTTTTTTATAATTCTCTTCTAACATATCATTACACTATATAGATAACATTCGTCTTAATTTCGCCAATATTTTCACCAAAAATATGAAGGCAAATATTTATAAACTATATTTGATTATGGAAACAATCAAGTGTTTTAAAACCTTCACTTGATAAAATAAATCAACTTTTATTTTCTTAATAATAGTTAACAAAAAGTCCACTGTTTCGTGTACCGATTTTTGTACCTCTTACTTGTACCCCCTCTGAACATAGCGTATCGTAAATATTGTATCGGGAAATAGATAAGTAAAACATCATACTACAAAAAGACTATTAAAGTCACAATAGCAAAGGCATACAGAGGTAATTATATTATCGTAGAATTACCTTTTTTATTGTTATAATGTTATTTGCAATATAGTGAGATAGGTTCCTCTACCCTTAACCCAATGGTCTGGGAAGCCTTAGATCCGATTGGTACTCCTTAAATCTCCTTTTTAAGAGATAATTTTGCTCATACCAGAATCTGAAAACATAATATTAGATTCTTTCCACTCAATAAGTAAATCGTATAATTTTTCTTTGCTAATATCTGGATTATCTTTAATTTTTTGCCGAAGATAATCTTGTGCTTTACCTATTAATGGGCCTGGTCCAATACCAAGAATTTCTTTTATCTCATTTCCATTTAGTGGAAGAAAAATCTCTTCGGCAGAAGTGTCAGTATTCATTAATTGTTTGCCACATCCGGCACAATAATGCCATTCTAAATTAATTGACAAATTACAATTGGGACAATGCCCCGAACCATCACTATTGGACCAGTCAAAAATACGCATCGTAAATTCCAGCAGCAGAGGTAAGTCGGGATCATTAACTGTTGTTTGATGTGCTGCTTCGTTACCAAATAATCTTATAAGATGAGAGTATGACTCAACTTCACTCGGCATTACTTTAGCTTTTTTTAAGGCATCTAAATATGAAAACAAACCAACAGCATTCTTATTTTCAGCTATTTTTAGATTGAATTTTTTGCATAAATATTTAAGACAACGTTCCAATAAACTTCTTAAACTTATGGCTGCCGATTTCGTATTTTTCTTTTTAATATCAGAAAATATTTTCATCAAACTATCCTGTGTACTCTGATCGTAATGAAGAAGTCTTTCGGAGATTAACTGACTATGTCTGGGAATAAAAAAATCATATTCCGACCATATATTTAAAGCACTTGCAATTAAAAAGGGTGTACACATAATATCAGAAGAATATCCAATTCTTATGTCAGCACCAGAATAATTCAATTTCTCATTGTTGATATTTGTACGATCACAAAAAATGTTGGATGGATGCAATACCAGAGGAGCCGCAATATTATCGGAAGTAAGATAGGTTGATATGTCTAATAATTCCTTCTGAATATCTGTTGCCATAAGTTCAGGCAAAAATGATGATATTTCCCAATCGTACATAGACAAGCTGTTACAGGATAGGTCATAAGCTGTTATGTCCGGTGTTTTTAAAATTTTATCAATAATACCAACAGCCTGCATCATATTCCCCTTAATCCAATTGGTACTTTGTTTCAGAGCTTTTATAAATTCTTCGATTATTTCGGGATGCTTAGATGCATAGCTTTCTCTAACTACTAAAAAGTTTAATCCTCCTGCAGCCAATTTACTATCATCATAAACAATAGAAGCATCGAAATTATTTGCTGCAAAAGATACATAAGGTTCCCATAAAGAAATAGCATCAACAAAACCATTATTAAATGCATCCATTTGTAATTCGGGCGACATAAACGTATTGTAAATATCTATGCCAGCTGGTAAAGTGTGGGTGTATTTTTGCAAAAGGTAGTGCGCTGTAGATCCAAAAGCGGTACATACTTTTAACTCTTTGTTTCTTGAGTATAGAGGGTTACTTCCCGATCGTACTAGTACCGCTTCACCACCTTTTGAACGATTCACCAAAGCCAGTATTTTAATGGGAACTCCTGATGCTCTTCCAATAATAAATGGAACGCTTCCCATGAAAGCAACATCAACTTTACCATCGTAAAATGAATTTAAACATTCTGATCCTGAAGAATAAAATTGTGGTGATATGGTAACCTTTTTCATCAGTGAATTTGTTTTTTATAAGTAAACATATCAGTGTTACTATTTAAGGCACCTTCTATATATCCTAATTTTTGATAAAGAAAACGGGCTTTATTATCCGGACGTACCATTAACTCGATATTTTCGATATTATTGGTTCTAGCTTTAGATTCTATATGTTCTAAAAGTTTAATTCCATATCCCTTACCTCGTTCATCTTTTGATACCACTAATTGATGAATCCATAAACTTTTTTTGTCACCATTTAATATTCCAAATACATAGCCTATTTTATTTTCTTCGTCCTCACAAATAAAAACATATTCTTTTAATACTGTGGTAGATAAATAATAAATCATTCTATTATTCGCCCTGATTCCTGGTTCTCCATTATGAGCTAATCCGATAATGGTATCCACATCATTTTCATTGATTGTTCTGATTTTAACTGCCATAACATTAACTTTAATTACTTCAACTTTAAATTCATCAAAAAATATCACGCCACACCAATCCCACATAAAAATTAGAAGCTATATTTGATAAGTACTAACAAATACACTTTTATTTATAAGCTTTCGAAAGAGTTTAAATATGCAAATATTTGATCAGAATAGCTATCAATAAGTATATTATTTTTTTATTTCTTAAGGAAATCTCTTTTGCTTAAAACTAGCTTTATGTAGCAAAGTATACAGCATTTGAAACAAGGATGCTAAACAGAAACACAGATATTAGCATGTTATTGTGCTGGTATATGCTTGTGCACTGCTTACTACCTGCTTTATTTCTTTCTGTAGCAAATTTTATTTTGTATTCTACAATACCTTTAAAACAATATAATTAGCTACAATTCTTATCTTTATAACTAATTTTAAGTACTCCATTTTAATTTCCTGAACCTACATAAAGCAATACTCCACTTCTTTTACGCGCTATATAATTATGTATAAGTAATTAGTATACTAAAAAACTATAATGTGTTTTAATCTATTAAATTAGTTGATGATAATTGCTGCTACCTAATTAGATACAAGATAGAACCCTTAATTATGATTTATTAGGTTAAAATATTTTGGTAAGAAAAATTATTCGGTTTTTATTATTACAAAATAATGCCAATTCTCATATAAAACTGAATTTACTACTATAGCATAAACAATTTGGCATGAAAAAACGAGCAACATTTCTGCTGCTCGTTTTTCTTATGAAATTTTAATGGTACGAATGGGTTTCGGTTTTATCTCCTCTTTTTTAGGAAGCATAAGCATAAGAATTCCATCGTCGTATTTAGCTTTTATCTTATCTCCATCAACCAAATTTTCAGGCAAACGAAACGACCTTTGAAATGATTGATAACTAAATTCTTTTCGGCTATAGTTTTCTTCCTGTGTTTCTTTTTCCTCTTTTTTCTGAGAAGAGATAATCAACTGATCCTTATCGAGGCTAATGCTAAAATCTGATTTTCTCATTCCAGGTGCAGCCACCTCAATAATATAATTGTTTTCATCTTCCATTACGTTTACTGCAGGAACAGTAGTGTTTGTAATTGAAAAATTGTTGTTGTTCCAATCCATCCAATCTCTGCCAAAGAAATGATCAAAGAAGGATGGAAACATTCTGTCTGAATTTCTTTTAACAAGTGTCATAACTTAATCTCCTATTATTTATTTTATTAATTATAATTAGGAATCGCGATTCGTTTTACTAATACCAAAATTCCTGCCAGCTCAAACTTTAAGACATATTGACCTCATTAATAGCAATATAACTGTCTTTTTGTCTTGATTTTAAATACAAAACTGAAAAATTTGCAGGATAAGACTTTAATAGAAATCATTTCTGTTCTTAGATACATTAAACAAAATTGTATTACACAAGTGTATAATTCGACAGCAACACAGCTATTTAAAATTGTTTTTTACTCAACTTAAAAGCAAACATTTAGTTTAAATTTTAAAAAATAGATGCAAAAAAAACCAGATGAAATAAATCAACTGGCTTAATAAGTTTTTTAAATTAATTGAAGAACTTTATTTCTTATACAAATAGTCATTTTTCGTAAAATAGCCTTCATTAGAAACAGCAGCATCACTTACTTGTATACTTGCAGTTTTGAACCATACCTCGGCAAAATTTCCGTCTTTGTATTGCTTTTGAATATCTCCATTGTGCGTTTCTGCACCAGAACACCAATTCTTATTTACTTCGGGTGATTTACCATTTGTTTGATTATAACAACCAAGCTTAAAAAAGCATCCTTCACCAGTATAAGCATTTTTACGTTCCACTCCATCTTGACCAATCGATACAAATAATTTTTTAGTTTGCTCAGGAATGTTGGCTGCTGCAGTATATTCCGATTCAATTAAATTCTTTGTAAATGTTTTTGTTTCATGTCCTTCACTTGTAAATTTAAGACTCATAATACCCTCTTTAACCACTATTTCATAGCTAAATTCTTCGCCTAATGAAATCCCATCCTTTGGTTCTTCTGGATAGGTATTTTCTGATGTACCTACAACAGATAAGTCATATCCCCAAACTGCTGTCGAGTAATCCCATCTTCCGGGATTATCATCTCCTTTTGTATTGATTTCATAATCCCAAAAAACTGAACCTTTGCTATGTCCAGGAAATTTCTTGTAAAATATTTTAAGAGGTTCATTCTCATGCCCATCGGCACTATGAATTTGACCAATTACTACGGCATAAGAAGCAGCTACCCGAGCATCGCCCGTAGTTGATACATTCATTACTTTAAGTGTAGCTGTTAGTTTATCATCGGCAGTTTCAGGATACCATTTTTTCTCTTGAGCCAATTCTGTTCTTGTGTTGTTCGAAGTTCCATGGGTATGACCAGCATTGGGCGTTTTATAAACAACCCAATTACTTTTACCATCGTTTGCAGTATAAAAGAAATCTTTATGTTCAAAATTAATTGCATTACCCACATTCGAACCATCACCTAAAATTAATTTCCAATGTTCGAAAAACGGAGTAACCTCGCTCGCATAAACGCTCTCTGAAGCTTCTTTCTTTGTCGACTTTTTAGGTGAATTGGAACAGCTACTTAGTATTAGAAAAACACCAAGCACTATTAAGCCTGATAATGATGTAATAATTTTTTTATTCATTTTTTTATTCTTTAGTTACTAAAAATCATTTTCTTCTGCCATTTTTACGACACCAACAGTTAGAATTAAGTTAGCGAAACGACGCTGTTCTCCTGTTTGAATAATCAAAGTGGTAGCCGGCTCTCTAATTTTATCGTAAAATGCCCAACGCTCCAACTCTTTCCAGCTTACATTTCCTAATAATTTTTTATAAGCATTGTGTATTTCTGCCTTAGCTTTAGCAGGTTTTTCCATAACAATTGCACCCTGAACAGGGCAAACTTCCAGTATGCCTTCGAGTACAGTAAGTGCATCCAATAATCCCGGACGAAAATTAAGATGTACAGTTGTAGAATTTGGACCATTCATGGCACCAACGGGTAAATTACCATCTGCAATAAGCACTTGTGCAAAATGTCCCGAACGCGCAAGCGCTTCCATAATTGTTGGGTGTATTACCGGAGTTTTTAGCATAAACTTAATCTTAATAATTAGGATAAAACACAAGGAGCTAAATTGCACCTTATGCTTTATATTTTAGTGATAAATAACTACATATTGTAAACACCACCATTAATATCGAGCGTAGCACCGGTAATAAAACCATCGTATTCGGATGCCAGATATACAACTGCCCTCGCTACATCATCTGCATTACCAGCTCGTTGAATTGGAATACCAGCAATTGTTTCATCGGCTGATTCTTTTGTGGTATGCGTATTATGAAATGATGTTCCAAGAATAAGACCCGGAGCAACTGCGTTAACTCTCGTACCTTGGGGACCTAATTCCGAAGCAAGTGCTCTTGTAAATGTAAGAATAGCTCCTTTGCTGGTAGAATAAGCTAAGGAGCCCGGATGGCCACCTT
This genomic interval from uncultured Marinifilum sp. contains the following:
- a CDS encoding type II toxin-antitoxin system antitoxin SocA domain-containing protein; this translates as MFPKVDIKQLSHYLIDFFRYKEDVITNKKLQKLLYYIQAWHLVYFDGALLFDDQPQAWVHGPVYSDIYHEYKHNNGRPLSNSDDEITLDELNAQLHMLELTDQQNEFLDECLKYYGTKTAFQLEVMTHTEDPWVEARRGYGANEPSTREISIDTMRNYYSKLQNA
- a CDS encoding DUF5655 domain-containing protein, which encodes MPHFKVEKNTLEPIKENPFKLEKEIQSLTENNLNRILHIDFVKSEFALNNFRIDTLAFDKDANAFVIIEYKRERNFSVIDQGYAYLSLMLNNKADFILEYNENCKNTLKRNDVDWSQSKVIFISPSFTTYQREAINFKDLPIELWEVKRYNNNTVSYNQIKTGGAQESVKTISRKDDNVTTVNKEIKVYTEQEQLGNTSSEEIIELYEKFKASILNLEDIELKPKKKYIAFANGSNITDIHIQKKSLKMWINLNQGELDDPKQLTRDVSNIGHWGNGEYELQIHNDDNLDYIMSLVKQSYKKNRK
- a CDS encoding GNAT family N-acetyltransferase, whose product is MLDISEHSTFQALVNEINNSNFDCDNEDLNEFFIEDALNYSKELIGKTYSFILDEKPEIILGAFTVSNDSLKVNSLNNGCKKRVRRKIPHAKYMKNYPAVLIGRLGVHKDFKGQKVGSQILDFIKLWFTDGKNKTGCRFIIVDAYNNPQALKFYESNGFKYLHTNEETEKEHIGLNRSEKLLTRFMYFDLIQLMN
- a CDS encoding DUF6266 family protein encodes the protein MGKINQGILGGFSGKVGNVIGGNWKGIDYMRVKPASVANPRTEGQVDQRSKFSTVLKFLQPMKDFVKIGFKDYATKMTQFNSAMSYNLKNAIAGDYPDYTIDYENALISRGSLAGVLNGTLASIDHGFVDFSWVDNSSDGNASSIDKAMVLVYNQSRNEAIFMTEGSTRETGILKLAVPENYAGQSVDCFISFISEDGANVSNSKYLGSIVVD
- a CDS encoding ABC transporter substrate-binding protein encodes the protein MKKVTISPQFYSSGSECLNSFYDGKVDVAFMGSVPFIIGRASGVPIKILALVNRSKGGEAVLVRSGSNPLYSRNKELKVCTAFGSTAHYLLQKYTHTLPAGIDIYNTFMSPELQMDAFNNGFVDAISLWEPYVSFAANNFDASIVYDDSKLAAGGLNFLVVRESYASKHPEIIEEFIKALKQSTNWIKGNMMQAVGIIDKILKTPDITAYDLSCNSLSMYDWEISSFLPELMATDIQKELLDISTYLTSDNIAAPLVLHPSNIFCDRTNINNEKLNYSGADIRIGYSSDIMCTPFLIASALNIWSEYDFFIPRHSQLISERLLHYDQSTQDSLMKIFSDIKKKNTKSAAISLRSLLERCLKYLCKKFNLKIAENKNAVGLFSYLDALKKAKVMPSEVESYSHLIRLFGNEAAHQTTVNDPDLPLLLEFTMRIFDWSNSDGSGHCPNCNLSINLEWHYCAGCGKQLMNTDTSAEEIFLPLNGNEIKEILGIGPGPLIGKAQDYLRQKIKDNPDISKEKLYDLLIEWKESNIMFSDSGMSKIIS
- a CDS encoding GNAT family N-acetyltransferase; the encoded protein is MAVKIRTINENDVDTIIGLAHNGEPGIRANNRMIYYLSTTVLKEYVFICEDEENKIGYVFGILNGDKKSLWIHQLVVSKDERGKGYGIKLLEHIESKARTNNIENIELMVRPDNKARFLYQKLGYIEGALNSNTDMFTYKKQIH
- a CDS encoding Hsp20/alpha crystallin family protein, with the protein product MTLVKRNSDRMFPSFFDHFFGRDWMDWNNNNFSITNTTVPAVNVMEDENNYIIEVAAPGMRKSDFSISLDKDQLIISSQKKEEKETQEENYSRKEFSYQSFQRSFRLPENLVDGDKIKAKYDDGILMLMLPKKEEIKPKPIRTIKIS
- a CDS encoding polysaccharide lyase family 7 protein, with translation MNKKIITSLSGLIVLGVFLILSSCSNSPKKSTKKEASESVYASEVTPFFEHWKLILGDGSNVGNAINFEHKDFFYTANDGKSNWVVYKTPNAGHTHGTSNNTRTELAQEKKWYPETADDKLTATLKVMNVSTTGDARVAASYAVVIGQIHSADGHENEPLKIFYKKFPGHSKGSVFWDYEINTKGDDNPGRWDYSTAVWGYDLSVVGTSENTYPEEPKDGISLGEEFSYEIVVKEGIMSLKFTSEGHETKTFTKNLIESEYTAAANIPEQTKKLFVSIGQDGVERKNAYTGEGCFFKLGCYNQTNGKSPEVNKNWCSGAETHNGDIQKQYKDGNFAEVWFKTASIQVSDAAVSNEGYFTKNDYLYKK
- a CDS encoding RbsD/FucU family protein, encoding MLKTPVIHPTIMEALARSGHFAQVLIADGNLPVGAMNGPNSTTVHLNFRPGLLDALTVLEGILEVCPVQGAIVMEKPAKAKAEIHNAYKKLLGNVSWKELERWAFYDKIREPATTLIIQTGEQRRFANLILTVGVVKMAEENDF